The window GCCAGTcccaaaagaagaaaagaactTGAAACttactgcgtgtgtgtgtctgtgtgtcgcTTGTTGTTTATCCTTGCAGTAAATCTCGAGAGGATTTCAAATAATTGTGGCCACTTTCTTTCCCAAATCATGCCAAAGTATGTGAATAAACTCTGAGGAATGTTGTGTGTGATAGagtcatatttattattattattattataaaaactCAAAGAGCATGATGTAAGAATGGTGGACCCAGTGGGTGTTAACTGTTAGAGGTGATAGGCCAGGGCCGATGTCCCTGTTATTCCTGCTTAATGAGGCTCAGTGAGACTGCAGAGCAGAGTCACCAAGAACATGGACTTGGTTATTAGCTAGCCTCACAGTGAGCTCAGTCTTGTCCTGCCAGTGCACAGACATGTCATGCTATGCCTGACAATTTCTCCTGTTTCAGTGGAATCACAGAGATCAGAATAACAAGATAGTTTGATGAAGTCAGACTCCCATAACGGCTAGTGTTTATCTCTTATTCTCAGTGAACACTGTGTTTGAAAGATTATGTCATTATATCTAGATGAATAATTTTTGCCACTACAAAACAGAGTCAATCCTGGCACTCCaaataagaaaatgtatcaaaaacaatttaattgaTCAATGGTTTGGCCAttaaactttttaatatttccgTTTTTGATGCTTTGTCTTATTTGGAGTGCCAGGATTGCCTCTGATTTTTGAATGACTACAGTTTGCATTGCTCTGACTGCTTAAACAGTGACTTTTTAAAAGAACACGATCAACATATAGACttaaaaatgcaaacataacaatgaaaactgtacagtaaaatgtttctatatttgcaattaaaataagtaaataaggGCTGCAGCcagaaaatatttgtattatCTATTAATCTGctggtattatcacaattaATTCTTAAGTAATTAATTGTTAATGTCAAAAATTGTAAATGACATCTCCAAATTGCTTATTTTCTCAAAGCAACactccaaaactcaaagactcttcatttactgtcataaatgacgaagaaaaatattgaatcctcacatttaaaaaactggaaccagcaagtgtttgacatatttgcttgaaaaatgactgaaataattaataggcaattcattttcttttaatcaacAAATCGATTTATTGACTAATTGTGGCAACTCTAAGGTAACTCATGGGATTTACCTTTGTTTAAGCACTAGTCACAATTCTAGTAATAGTTTTTACCATAATATTTCTGGCCATGGTACAATAAATGTCGGGTAATGCGACATTAATACAATGAGACACTGAGTCTATAGTCAGAACAGCATCAAAGTAAACCACATCAAAGTAAGCAGTACCTTGCTGTTAGGATCAATCCATAATCGATTTTCCTGTCTGTTCTTGACTAATCCAgaaatagttttaaaaacaaatagtgGTTAAAGGTTTACTTactagcttcttttttttcttaatatttgCATCATCACAGGCTGCCGTGGTGAAGGCATCTTCCTTAACAACCTTAGTTGGATGTCGTTCTTTCTCCCCTCATTTCCTGTTGTAGAtgaatgagtaaaaaaaaacgcATTCCACAATAAggaattattattgttaatattgcGCAGTCCTATGGTTATATAAATGTTACAACAATTTGTCTTGTATGCTCGTGTATGCTTTTGGTTTTATGCTTTTGGTAGGTAAATAACACTTTGGTCAATAGATCTTTAAATTAATGTTATTGCATTTTAAGTCTAGTTCACTTGAAAACTTTTCTGTACTTTCACAATTCTAGTTTCCTCTGtgtagatattttttttactaattaACATAATTGACAGTATTATCCTTTTTAACTCTTAACTAATGAGCACATGGTTGCAGATATTGTTAAACTGTGGTGACATGAGCTGTCAGTAAAAGTGCACTGTAGTCAGCATTGAAACAGGATGCGATTTCACAGTATTCACAGTAGAGGTGAACAATATGGCCCTAAATAATATCATATTTCAAGGCATTTGTTGTCTTGTGATCCAGTCAAACTATGTTAGTTGCTGCAATGCTAACGTTACTGATGCGACATGTTGTAGCCCAGTGTTGTTCTTTTTCGCATGAATTCACTATGGGCAGCCTGTCTGGTTGTTTATAGGATGTCTGTGGCTTGACTCATCCTGTTGTGCAGTAGAAGAAGAGTGACACTGCATCGTTCTTTAGTGTTGTCCAGTCAGCAGTTCTAAACTTTTAAGTTAAAGGGAAACATGCTGATGCTGATTTTAGACCAGCTTTGTAAAATTCCCTCCATTTCACTTGCACTTGGAGCTCTCCACTCATTTACTGGCAAAACTCATCTGGCAGCAAAAGTGggataaagagagagatggggggactacctgttttctctgttttgtctgGTCATATAGCAccaatttaaaacaatattagTGTCTTTCTAAAAAAGACAGCCCAGTTTTCTGAAAAGACCATCTTACCAGCAGTGAAATACTTAATTAACGTGTGTTGTATTAGTACTATCTCAGACTAGAGGTATGGAAATGTCtcgattataagatgcatcatGATGCggacgtggaagattctgcatcgatgcagagacagagcataattgagagtctgcagcttatgttgattgttgattgtccagcctcagctggacaataaagttacgttGCGTCGTTGCTCCaatgctttgaattgtgggcgAACATAAGGCTAACGTTACTTTTGAAACTGTTAATGTTACttagccatccacaagcttctggtagtcctggtaggctgaatttttaaccactacTCTTGACAGAATGGGTAAAGTTCAACTAAATTagttggcttcctggcacagacttgtttcttcagcacagtccacatgttctcgatggggttcaagtcaggactttgtaaagccattccaaaacctcaattctagcctgattgatccattcctttaccacttttgatgtgtgtttgggatcattgtcctgttggaacaacCAATTGCACCCAATAGCCTTACGTCACCAGAATAAGGCCACAGTTGGTAGGGTTTTGGAGGCCCCCACGCACCAGCGGCCTGGTGATTAATCCATACTTGGTTGACCCCTCTTTgctttaaaatctaaaatattttcacactaCTGATTTAATTCCTTAGGGAGTACATATCCTTGATGTCTTTTTATTGGTTGCTTGCCATTACTGTATGCCATTTTGTAATCATTTGTACATTTCTTGACTGATTAGTGTCTGCATTTGTCATTGCAGGTTGAACAAGCTAAGGTTCTGGTAAAGGAAGGAGGAGTGCAGCTTCTGCTCACCATCGTCGACACCCCTGGCTTTGGTGATGCAGTTGACAACAGTAACTGGTGAATTAAGCCATCTGTCGTTGGTTAATTTAAGTTACTATAATACACTTTAATTGTGTCACTGTACCTAACATTGTTGTAAATAATATGTGgtcctcagctggcagccggTCATCGACTACATCGACAGTAAGTTTGAGGATTACCTCAACGCAGAGTCCCGGGTCAACAGACGGCAGATGCCAGACAGCAGAGTGCAGTGCTGCCTGTATTTCATTGCTCCGTCTGGGCATGGGTAGGTACTACAGGGATCCTATTGATAATGTAAAGTCATGGAAAAAAAGCTGTATTTCAAATAGGCAATTTTAAAGAATAGAATATAGCAATGTCTGATCAGGCTTGTTTCACTTGCACTAGATGATAAACAGCTGGTTTAGAGTTGAAGCTTGATAATTTACTGCTTAAATATCAGTCTTTAGATTTTGATGGGTTGTGACGCTACACCCTTAAGTTAGACTACATAACCGTCAGAATGACTTCTGTAGTCAGGAATAAATAAAGGTGAATCAATTACTAGCCTAGCTACCTTACAGTATGTTCCTCAGCAAGAAAGAAGAATCAAGACTGTTGACCTGTGTTTATAGAGATAGTGAGTGGAAATTAAGAGACAGCAGTGCAAATGGAACAAAGTAAAAAACGTAGTGGGCCACACGTGGTCAATAGCCTCAAGTCAAGTAACTTTACTTAGTAATTTATACACCACATTTTCTCTGAGTAGCAGGTTATAGTTTGCCTTTTCCTTCCTGATCATCacactgtgccatgcacttcaTACtgacaaacagttgtttgtacagttgatcttgggacctgtaactactttgaaatggctccaagtgactttcctgacttggtcaaatcaataatgtgctttttcagatcaatgctgagctccttagactttcccattgtagtgtttgtggctgagtgtAATtggtgtatcaaacaagccctttaaaatgggcccagaaaagtcaccagttgttatcaatcataatcactcagaagaagttaagaggccatgctacaaagaacattcgtatgacacaacacaaatatacacacaataGTAAAGCATTATAATGACATTTGAAGGAGGATTTTCAGACTCAAAACAGACAGATTTACAAACCTGTCTGGTCCATCCAGATGTTCAGTTTGAGGTCAAGCTGTGAAACTAATTTTGAACCCTGTGTGTGACAGCAACTCACTGCCTCACACAGCTTACACCAGAGCCACACACTGCTCCACTGACCATTAAACTGTCTCACTTTGCTTCCTCCCCAGACTGAAACCCCTCGATATTGAGTTCATGAAACGGTTACATGAAAAAGTCAACATCATCCCTCTCATCGCCAAAGCCGACACAATGACTCCTGAGGAGTGTCATCAGTTCaagagacaggtgtgtgtgtgtgtgtgtgactgtgtgtgtgtgtgtgtcacctctGACTGATTGACCGGTAACCTTTTTTAACCATATCCACTGTAGTGGACAGTACAGTCGACATCCTGTCTGCTTCactaaacagatttttttttcttattcgTGGTCCTGGGGCCCCATTTCGACTTGTGGTccagagactttttttttattatttgaaccAAGCTGAAATTCATAGTTGTGGATCTAACCTTTGTGAATACAgtaacaggttttttttctgtctggatTTGGTTTCTTGTAACATTTGTTATCTTGTATTAGATGGGCACTTAACATTCCACAGCAAATGATTTGATATGAAATTATCCAAACTAAAGGGAAACCTGTAATTGTGAACAGCGTATCTTTCTAAATTTcaacctcaaaggtactgcatgctcaaaaaaataTGCTCAAATCATAACATGGCAAAttcaagcccaacaagcaacaacagatgggcatactgacctgaatgtaacattcctttgtaatactaacacaatgcagtgtccaactttacacttaactaaacaatgttaattgGCCTGAAAGCTGTagccacccatttagctatCGCTGTTGAAAGTTTGTCACATGTAGAGTTGTTCAGGTGTTATCCACCTTTGGTGAGGGGACGAGGGccctctgcatcagctgtgtgctcagccagcaagtggtatttgagactggACGTACTCtggtggtaactcagttcacatcgacagtaaatgtaaataactttgttcttgtaGAAAGAACCATCtggctttgaagctgaacttgccaatcaaaagacccttttctttatccgTTTCTGCacaaggaggtttgtttctgctgccatccaCAACGTTACTGCTGCATCGCTTCCTGATATCCCAAACTACGGGGTAGGCTGAGGGTTATAACGTGCATGCATTAATCGCACATCAAAAAATGAACAGCGTTAAGAGGAATTTGTGTCTGTCTGAACATTTGTCCGGTAATTCATTAATTACGTCCACCAAGGAGGTGTTTTCACTGGTGTCATTTGGTTTGTCTCAGctgtaatattttaattatagcccaaaatattgatattaataTGGTTCTAATAAAGGTTATTATACAGACTATTGTTAATCTTTCTACCAGCGATATAATTCTCATAGTCACTACAATAACATAATGGAACCTCTTGCTGATGAGGCAAAAGTGAGACACTGTTTGTCCAGTGATTGTCCCTTTGTTCTTGTATGAGGAGGACTGTAGTGTAAGTTAGCAGACAGGCATGTAGATTAGCATCTACACAGGCTACGGCACCCTGGGGTCCTGTGGTCCTGAGAGAGCAGTTTACACGTGTTTGTGAACTGTGGGCCATGTCTGACGATGTGGAATTAGTGACCTTAAGACGGCGTCCTGTTGTGTTTGGAGTCATTTCATGACTCTGCAGGGAGGTGTCCTCAGGACACTGGGCTGGCAGGTCCAGGTTAATCCAATTTTGCATGTTGTTGATGATCCTACACGGCCCATGATAGACCACATTAAGTTTTTGCGTGGATGTgaataaagggacagatccaggaactTTTCTCACTCTTTGGTAATATTTCAGGGAATAATGTCATGAGCGAAAATATCAGGTGTATTCAAGTGGCTGGTATCAAGTGTCTTGCTGAAGGTTAATGACCTACTCAGTGTCTAGTTGGACTTATTTTGCTGTGAATAGAGggtattgtttttttgtactttatGAAACGTGGATATTGTAAGGTTGTATTGAGGAAGCAGTGCAAGTTCATCACACTGTATTGATGCAGATACTGCTCCAACACAGTGATGCtgtttgtgtacgtgtgtgtgtgtgcttgacaAACAGGTAggttcctcctcctgtgtgtaTTCTCCAGTATAAGTTTTGACATTGTTCCCCTAAAGCTGACTCTACTCCGTCTCCTTTCATGCTGTTGATCTATTTAACCCTGTCTCTCACTGTTTCCTATCTGCTGTGTGCAGATCATGAAAGAAATCCAGgagcacaaaatcaaaatctaCGAGTTCCCAGAGAcggatgatgaggaggagatgaagatgaTCAGAAAAATCAAGGTCCGTTATTGTACAGCAACCACACATTAATGTATTAAGGAATATGTACAACTtctctaatgtgtgtctgacatcgTTTTTGCCGAAAAAAACTGTAACTACACGTtcaaatccttaaaatggcatCTTACATGTCCCTCATTGAAAATTCCAGAGTCTATGAATATGTAAATGCTGTCCTTTTCAAAAGATTAACtactggacacaagatgtctcctacatTACTGTGACGTCaattctcagtgtgtgtgcactggaggcttcaagttccCACATCACACCTGTGTATGCTTAaaattggaccaggattggcttccaaactatttgtgatgccACAAAACATGCTTGTAGGCCCGCCACTTAGAATCAGAAGTactgaatgtgaaaacaacctTCTTGTGTTAAACTCTGTAtgtacatcattctacacagtgaagctcaaacattcaactgtaggaacaagaagagtCAGGAAGAGCCCTCCAGTCCAGTCTAAACTGTGACTGGACTGGAGGGCAACTTTAAATGAAACTGACTCTGAGGTTTTTAGTGTCTTTTGATTTGTGTCATTCGTACTATGTGTATGTTAGGGCACAGCCCACAGTGTATTTTTAGCCATTGTGTATGAGCTATGCAACAGCTGTGCCTCCTCCCACCTCTCTGCAGGATCGTTTACCCTTGGCTGTAGTCGGTAGCAACACCATTATCGAGCTCAATGGAAAGCGAGTGCGCGGAAGGCAGTACCCCTGGGGTGTGGCTGAAGGTGAGAGGTCGCAGGTCAACTGATCAGAGCCTGTTAATTGATCAACCAAGTggagtctctctctgtctctcagacacacatgcaaacaccaAAATTTCCACAGTCATTAGATTATTGAGCAGACATCATGTGTAGATGTTTTGCAAAGCAGTAACACAATCCATGTGCTCTTGCTTTGCTGTCATCCCaatattcaacacacacactcacacacacacagacacacactaaacaTCGACATGAGGAAGGCTGGACCAAATTATCAAAAaagtctgtttattttctgtacttGTAGTAGTCAGACATGTAGTTTCTTACTTTACCAGTCATTCGGTCCATTCGTCCGCAACAAAAAAGATGTATATACACTTGGGGCAGTCAGAGTTAATGCGATAATAACATGTTAACACAAATCTTAACactgttcatttgtttgtctgctggggttagggttagggcaaGATAAAATGAAACGCATGATTCTTTAAAAGATAACAGGAGAGTACACAACTAGCAAGACAACAGCAGGGAGGCGGCTCAACATCCGCCCTGTGTAGACAGGCCGCACAATCTTTAATAATGTTTAGTTGGTCCATTGTCAGCATGCCCCTCAGACATTGATGGAAACATGAGGATTTGATGGATACACTGAGCACGTTTGGTAGTCCTCAAGGAAACACACAATATGTTTCAGTGGTCACAAGAAGATTAGAAGATTAATCCACAGGGTACCATTAATACATGTGTATCTAATCTGTTTAACTCCTAAATGACTAATTAAACATCTGATAGTAAACAATACCAGTTCATGTAATCTGTAGTCATATTTCTTAAGAATTTTGAGTTTCTTCTGCAGCCAGTTAGACTACTTCTCATGACCAAAGAACTGGAACACAGTCAACTTTCACATTGTGTTGACACCTATGACACATGATAACATATTGACATGATGAGGACTGAGTCACAGTGTGAATGTGACTTCAAGGTATTTACTGAAGCTAATGTGTTAGAGGCTGTGAGGGGAACATTCCCTGTCGTATAGATTCTGTTGTTGTCTCAGAGAACAACAACAGCTCAAGAGCTGAGTACAGTACAGCCTAGTGGACAACTGGTAGGAGTGCTACTATGAAATTGGTTTGCCACCCGTGTTTGGCTTCCATGGGAAGTGAGTTTTGGaatgccacaaatgtttttggCTCCTTGTCAGCATAAATATGGAAAGAGGGCGGTCCCTGAGAAGCTATGCAAGTTATTTTACCACAGCAGCCCAGAGAAACCTCAGAGGACTGTGGTGAGCTTTACTGTAGGAGCAGCACATGATGCCACCTGCTGAGGACTTCTGGTATACAACTAGCTACTTTAGTGCTGCTGCAGGGCCATGAAAAGCATTGAAAAGTCTTGAGGCAATTAACTGTGAAGGCCCAAACCAAACAAAAGGCAGTGCAAGTGATCAATAAGAAAATATAAGCGAATAAACCACTAAATAATCTAGTTGGTCAAATAAATGAGCCTTAAGCAGAAGAAACATGGTGAGGATATTCTTTAAGGTTCCCTTGGTGAAATATGGAATAGATAAATGAGTACTGAGACCGAAATAAAGAATTAGCTTTaattgaatatatttaataattgAATTATATGACTTTCTTTTGACCAAGACAGAGTGTATGCATTAtgcatgttgtttatttttgtatttgttgtctttgttttcatataCTCATATTATCACTTATTTGTATGCAGTGCCTTTATATTTATACAGGGAATTTATCTTCTATTTCATGCTGTGCATGTATTCAAGTTCTTTGGTATATTGCCACCTTGGTATCTTTGGTATTGTGacgtttcctgtcactgtgacaacatttttgttgtttgttgttacaCAAAAACTGTATAGACTAAAGAATTAAAAGTGATCAATTCAGAAACATTAGCTATTCATGGTGTAGTGTAGACAGTGACTTCAGTCTgatgaatgaagctgctctgttgtcttgtggtacggcagcagatactcttgtatcttttgccagattgCAGTGGGGCAAACAGACTGTGGCTAAGTGGGTGTtatcttttagtatcctttgggctctgtgcagacacctcaccaCACCAGTAGACTTAATGCTGTTATTCACTTAAAGGAATACTATGGCTTATTACAACTTGGGTTATATTTTTGTAGCTCTGTCTACTGGTTCCATTGGCTGGCTGcctggctggctggctgcatggctgcctggctggctggcttgttggttggttggttggttggttggttggttggttggttggttattGTACTCACCAAAGTAATCCCAGTTTCCCCAAAAAACAGAAGTTTGATAAGGcatgaaacagacacacagatgatcAGATGGACTGTAAACAAATCTCCAATAGAATCAAAGTTATGTTAAAGAGAAAAGGACTGTACTTACTGTAGTCGTTAGCACACACAGCTGTCCTTTGCAATGAGGGATTATAAGGGTACTCAAGTTCAAGTTTTACCTCCAAATAAAGTGGTCTAGACTCTAGAGGTAATCTGGCTAATCTGTTGGTGTGTCTGATCATCTGACTGCTTGTGTTTGCTGCCCCATCGACTTGACTATTTTTAGCAACATCACCAAACTTCAACATCTCTGCAATCACTTCATCATAATAACAATGTTTATGTAATTGATATAACTGATGGCCAGAGCTTCGAAAATAATAACCCATCTGttataaaatgtagtttttcttgGCTGTATTCATAATCCCTGCACGAATCAATTCTGCTCATGTGCTCATCCTATCTAAactgctctgtctgtctttttctacAGTGGAAAATGGAGAGCACTGTGATTTTACAATCCTGCGGAACATGCTCATCAGGTGAGCAAAAAATCTCCAGTACAGGATAAATCATGCTTGACTAAGGCTAGTGCCTAATGCCTGACATGACTCTGTGGAAAATGAATCCCTGTTTTGTGCAGTATTTTTAGCGTTAGTGCGCACCCCAGCTGAATGGGTGCACACAGTgcagggtgtaaataatgtcttttcaaatcactttgaGATCTCTAagcttctgaagacttggagATTTTATGTCCCCAGCTACATCAATTGTTTAGCAGTATgttctgtcattgttttgagGAATACGAAACTTCAAGGGTGAGAAGATAGAATGACTTAATTTaaattttggggtgaactgttccatTAAAGTccaatttattatttacttattgTGAGAGCaaatatgctgttttacttgactcttgttgttttttcaggacCCACATGCAGGACCTGAAGGATGTGACAAACAATGTTCACTATGAAAACTACCGTAGCAGAAAACTTGCTGCGGTCACCTATAATGGTGTGgacaacaacaagaacaagGGACAGCTAACCAAGTAAGTTCATCTGTACAGAGTGCACTGAACTGTGGAGTTCATGTTGCTGAAATGAACTAAATGGTGCAAAATTATGGGATAATGTTGATTTGGCTGCTGGTTCTATCAGGATCCTCTGAGCAGCTTTTTCACTGTGTAAACATGGAGGAAACTACAGTTCAGAGGTCAAAGTCTGCAGTGGCTGACCCACAGATTAAAGTTGGCAAGCTGTCACTGAGGCAGTTCAAAAGTTTAAACCCATTCTTGGCCCAAACAAGCCATTACTAACCCCCCACTAACTGGCCACTGTATCATATCAATTGTGTCTAATCTGACAGAACTAATTGAAGCACCATCTCACTCCTAATCCACCATCTGCAGCTGTCAGCAATCACAAGCACACTCTCACAAGCTAATGCATGGTTTATGGCAGCATGCTAAGTGTATgtgcgtttgtttgtttttagacCTGAGACGACTGACGGCATGTAAGTGTTACTTCACTTTCTTTATAATATACTCCTATCTCTGACCTTTCTCTGTTTCCCTGCCTCAAAGGACTGTTTCCCTTTGTATATACTTGTTTGATTAAATATTGAAAAGTTATGTTTAGAGAAACAGTTTGGTCTTGTGTATACATCCAATCAATGTCATTTTCCAAAGCATATTGTCAATCATCTGCCTCGGCTACTTGCTTTGCAGTTTCATCACATGCTGTATATGAAGACCTTACTATGCAGCCATTGTGCAACTTGTGGCTAAATATTATACAACCACtggctttttaatatttcagtatttATGAGTggtgggaatcacagagtaactcacAATCACAATATATTGCCCACAATAATGATGATATCACTAACCAGTGATTTTTACCCACGTCGTTGTGTAATCGGCATGCGTAAAtactagggatgcaacaatattcaatattttatctaACCGTTCAATTcgccctgttaggttcaatacacaaaggcaaacaatacaatacaatacaataca is drawn from Pagrus major chromosome 3, Pma_NU_1.0 and contains these coding sequences:
- the LOC140993475 gene encoding septin-7 isoform X1, whose amino-acid sequence is MVVGESGLGKSTLINSLFLTDLYSPEYPGPSHRIKKTVQVEQAKVLVKEGGVQLLLTIVDTPGFGDAVDNSNCWQPVIDYIDSKFEDYLNAESRVNRRQMPDSRVQCCLYFIAPSGHGLKPLDIEFMKRLHEKVNIIPLIAKADTMTPEECHQFKRQIMKEIQEHKIKIYEFPETDDEEEMKMIRKIKDRLPLAVVGSNTIIELNGKRVRGRQYPWGVAEVENGEHCDFTILRNMLIRTHMQDLKDVTNNVHYENYRSRKLAAVTYNGVDNNKNKGQLTKPETTDGMSPLAQMEEERREHVSKMKKMEQEMEQVFEMKVKEKLQKLRDSEAELQRRHEQMKKNLEAQHRELEEKRRQYEEEKASWEAQQRILEQQKLDASRTLEKNKKKKIF
- the LOC140993475 gene encoding septin-7 isoform X2, with translation MVVGESGLGKSTLINSLFLTDLYSPEYPGPSHRIKKTVQVEQAKVLVKEGGVQLLLTIVDTPGFGDAVDNSNCWQPVIDYIDSKFEDYLNAESRVNRRQMPDSRVQCCLYFIAPSGHGLKPLDIEFMKRLHEKVNIIPLIAKADTMTPEECHQFKRQIMKEIQEHKIKIYEFPETDDEEEMKMIRKIKDRLPLAVVGSNTIIELNGKRVRGRQYPWGVAEVENGEHCDFTILRNMLIRTHMQDLKDVTNNVHYENYRSRKLAAVTYNGVDNNKNKGQLTKSPLAQMEEERREHVSKMKKMEQEMEQVFEMKVKEKLQKLRDSEAELQRRHEQMKKNLEAQHRELEEKRRQYEEEKASWEAQQRILEQQKLDASRTLEKNKKKKIF